A DNA window from Vigna angularis cultivar LongXiaoDou No.4 chromosome 1, ASM1680809v1, whole genome shotgun sequence contains the following coding sequences:
- the LOC108321822 gene encoding probable lipid phosphate phosphatase beta, giving the protein MGQGHEPPESPPAAPPLFRRIHDLDNAVSFFIYTLTRPIAPKPLLRFLELLADFRFFFPVSLALFLAAPSSSPLRPNLLLPLLVCSLIDLLFIALIKFLVRRSRPSYANHSQYNAVVPVDNFSFPSGHSSRVCFVASVFSLSRPSLLADLHHPRVALLVNRWFSGDQALAVDILISAVWAWAVTTVISRVALGRHYVIDVFFGACFGVLEAFFTFRLLEFRGLL; this is encoded by the coding sequence ATGGGCCAAGGCCATGAACCCCCGGAATCCCCACCGGCCGCCCCACCATTATTCCGCCGCATACACGACCTGGACAACGCCGTCTCCTTCTTCATCTACACTCTCACACGCCCCATCGCCCCAAAACCCCTTCTCCGATTCCTAGAGCTTTTGGCGGACTTCCGATTCTTCTTCCCAGTCTCCCTCGCCCTCTTCCTCGCCGCCCCCTCCTCCTCCCCTCTCCGACCCAACCTCCTCCTTCCCCTCCTCGTCTGCTCCCTTATTGATCTCCTTTTCATCGCCCTCATCAAATTCCTCGTCCGCCGATCCCGCCCCTCCTACGCCAACCACTCCCAATACAACGCCGTCGTCCCCGTCGATAACTTCTCCTTCCCTAGCGGTCACTCTTCCAGGGTCTGCTTCGTCGCTTCCGTCTTCTCCCTCTCCCGCCCCTCGCTCCTCGCCGATCTCCACCATCCGCGTGTGGCCTTGCTCGTGAATCGCTGGTTCAGCGGAGATCAGGCCCTCGCCGTTGATATTCTCATCTCGGCCGTTTGGGCTTGGGCCGTGACCACTGTAATTTCTCGCGTCGCTCTCGGGAGGCATTACGTTATCGATGTCTTCTTTGGCGCGTGCTTCGGAGTCCTCGAAGCGTTCTTCACCTTCCGCCTTCTCGAATTCCGAGGGTTGCTTTGA